The following DNA comes from Clostridiisalibacter paucivorans DSM 22131.
TGTGGTAGTAGAGGAAAGTCTAATTATGAAGTCCACCACGTTTCTAGTGTAAAGGAACTAGAAGGCAATAAGCTTTGGGAACAGATAATGAAAGTGAAGAACAGGAAAACATTAGTGGTATGTGACGAGTGTCATAAGACAATTCATAGTTAATTTGAGCTTTAAAAGATATGTTAATTATTAACGGAGAGCCGTATACGTCGAGAGGTGTACGTACGGTTCGGAGGCGAGGGACTTTGTACCCTTAGCCTATGCTATTACTGGCACTCAAGTAGATAAAAGACTTGATTTCCAAAGGCTAATAAATGATTGTATGAATGGAGATATAGATATGGTAATCACTAAATCTATATCTAGATTTGCTAGAAATACTTTAGATACACTAAAATATGTGAGACGCTTAAAGGAAATGAATGTAGCAGTATTTTTTGAGGAAGAAAATATTAATACATTAACTATGGATGGTGAATTACTTTTAGTTATACTTAGCTCTGTTGCCCAGCAAGAAGTTGAAAATATTTCGGCTAATGTAAAAAAAGGTTTGAAGATGAAAATGCAGAGAGGAGAGCTGGTTGGTTTTCATGGATGTTTAGGTTATGATTATGATAAAGAAAGTAAAACTATCTCAATAAATGAAGATGAAGTCGAGGTAGTGAGATATATATTTAAGAGATACTTAGAAGGGGCAGGGGGAAGTGTTATATGCAGGGAGTTAGAAAACCTTGGCTACAGGTCTCCTAGAAGCTCTAGTAAGTGGTCAGCCACCACTGTACTGGGAATTATAAAGAATGAAAAATATAAAGGAGATCTTTTAATGGGAAAGACCTTTACTCTAGATCCTATTACTAAAAGAAGACTGGAGAACTTTGGTGAAGAAGATAAATTTCATATAAAAGACCACCATGAACCAATTATAAGTGAAGAGGACTTTGATAAAGCCCAAGCTATTAGACTTAGAAGGGCTAAGAATAGGAACACTGTAGGCTCAAAGAATGGTAAAAGAGACAAATTCAGTAGGGAATATGCTTTTTTCCTGCCTATTAGAATATGGCTTCTGTGGTTCAAATTTATCTAGAAGATCCTGGCATAGTAACTCCCAATACAAGAAGACTATCTGGCAATGTGTAACTGGAACTAAGAAGGGTAAAAAGTTCTGTCCTGACTCTAAGGGTATAGAGGAAATAGCAATAGAGAAAGCCTTTCTAGAGAGCTATAGGCAGCTTACCTCAAATAATAAGGATATCGTAGACAAGTTCTTAGAATTAATAGAATCGACTTTGAAGGATAATACACTGGAGAAAAATATCAAGAAATTAGAAAGAGAAATATCTAAGATTACAAACAAACAAAACTCTTTAGTTGACTTAAGATTAGAAGAAAAAATAGAGTAAAAGTTATATGAAGAAAAGTATATAGATCTTCAGAAGGAGTATTCAGAAAAGAATAAGGAAAAGGAAAACTTAGAATATAACCTAGAAAATAACAATGAAATAAAAAACAGGATGAAAACCTTTAAGACCATGCTTGAAAGAAAAGAAGTCTTAAAAGAATTTGATAGGTATGTGTTTGAAAGTATTGTAGACAAGGTAATTGTTGGAGAAGTAGATGAAAAGGGTAATGTAGATCCATATAAGCTAACCTTTGTATATAAGACGGGCTTTAAGGACGATTTAGATGGAGAGAGGTTTAAGACATTCAGGGAAAATGCTAGTTCTAAAAATAAAAGAATAGGGAAAGACTCTGCTGAATTGTCTACCTATACTAGTAACCACGTAAATAAATTATCTTCCCATAGTAGTGATGACCCAGGTAGAACCAGTTGTAACTGTACCTAAAGAACTTTCAAAAAAATTTACTGAAGAGTTTGGGATAGAGGTTTCATATAGAGCACAAGAACTTTCCGTTCAAGCATTAGCTGACAGTATTAATCTATATGGAGGATATCGTGAGTATTCTAATGGAAAGATGTGGCTCGGATGTCCACTCGTAATACATAGAAGATGTCTAGACTCTATGTTTTCAATTTTCAACTAAATATTATACAAAAACAGTTGCTTAGGTAGGCATAAATGATTTAAGTTATGAAAAGTTTGATCTGTATAATTGTAAAACGAGATTAAATTTATTAAAGCCATCAAAATTAATAAAAAGCTATATTGGAATAAATGATATAGATTTCGTTGGATAGCATAAAACTTTTTTAGATGAACAAAAAATACCGGAGAGTATGCTTGGAAAAGAATTTGATAAAATTAAAGCTGAAGAGAAAAAAGAGCTTGATGGATATAAGCAACAAAAGCTAAAAAACATCTTTAATGTTGAAGTAAAATGTAAGCAATTATAGAAGTTCTTATTATCTGTATATTACTTGAAACTAAAAGATTTTCCAACAACATATTTACTACCAAGGGGGTACTAGATACTTACGACATCATTATTATAGATTATATCAAATTCCATTGACACTAGTGATTATTGGACAATATTTGGTGTTAATCGGGATTATATTATTTACTATTTGGATTAATACAGATTTACATCCTAATCTATATAGGGATATGTTTTTATCATTTATAATTCTATATATTATAGGTGTTACTATTTATTATTCAGACGTGCCAATGGAAGTAAAAAATGCTAGTCAAATATTAAAAATATAAAGAAGAAAGGAAATTAGATATGGGGAAAAAAGTTACTGGGTGGGATTATTTTTCTTTAGGAATGGCTGCATT
Coding sequences within:
- a CDS encoding recombinase family protein, with the protein product MNGDIDMVITKSISRFARNTLDTLKYVRRLKEMNVAVFFEEENINTLTMDGELLLVILSSVAQQEVENISANVKKGLKMKMQRGELVGFHGCLGYDYDKESKTISINEDEVEVVRYIFKRYLEGAGGSVICRELENLGYRSPRSSSKWSATTVLGIIKNEKYKGDLLMGKTFTLDPITKRRLENFGEEDKFHIKDHHEPIISEEDFDKAQAIRLRRAKNRNTVGSKNGKRDKFSREYAFFLPIRIWLLWFKFI
- a CDS encoding zinc ribbon domain-containing protein, producing MLFSCLLEYGFCGSNLSRRSWHSNSQYKKTIWQCVTGTKKGKKFCPDSKGIEEIAIEKAFLESYRQLTSNNKDIVDKFLELIESTLKDNTLEKNIKKLEREISKITNKQNSLVDLRLEEKIE